In Dasypus novemcinctus isolate mDasNov1 chromosome 10, mDasNov1.1.hap2, whole genome shotgun sequence, one DNA window encodes the following:
- the LOC101432914 gene encoding olfactory receptor 2AG2, which produces MEPLNSTLGSGFLLMGILNDSGSPELLCSTITVLYMLALTSNGLLLLIITMDARLHIPMYLLLGQLSLMDLLFTTVVTPKALVDFLSRKNAISFGGCALQMFLALTLGGAEDLLLAFMAYDRYVAICHPLNYLVLMRPRICWLMVATSWTLASLSALGHTLYTMHFPFCKDLKIRHLLCEIPPLLKLACAGTSRYELMVYVTGVTFLLLPLSAIVASYALILFAMLHMASSEGRKKALVTCSSHLIVVGMFYGAAIFMYILPSSFHSPKQDNTISVFYTIVTPALNPLIYSLRNKEVMGAMRRVLGKYMLMTHSTP; this is translated from the coding sequence ATGGAGCCCTTGAACTCCACCCTGGGAAGTGGCTTCCTCTTGATGGGGATTCTGAATGATAGTGGGTCTCCTGAGTTGCTCTGCTCCACAATCACAGTACTGTACATGTTGGCTCTGACCAGCAATGGCCTGCTGCTCCTGATCATCACAATGGATGCCCGGCTCCACATACCCATGTACCTCCTACTTGGGCAGCTCTCGCTCATGGACCTCCTCTTCACCACTGTCGTCACTCCCAAGGCCCTTGTGGATTTTCTGAGCAGAAAAAACGCCATCTCATTTGGAGGCTGTGCCCTTCAGATGTTCCTGGCCTTGACGCTGGggggtgcggaggacctcctcCTGGCATTCATGGCCTATGACAGGTACGTGGCCATTTGCCATCCTCTGAACTATCTGGTTCTCATGAGGCCAAGGATCTGCTGGCTCATGGTGGCCACATCCTGGACCCTGGCTTCCCTGAGTGCTCTAGGACATACCTTGTATACTATGCACTTCCCGTTCTGCAAAGACCTGAAGATCAGGCACCTACTCTGTGAGATCCCACCTTTGCTAAAGTTGGCCTGTGCAGGTACCTCAAGATATGAACTCATGGTGTATGTGACAGGAGTGACGTTCCTCTTGCTCCCCCTTTCTGCCATTGTTGCCTCCTATGCATTGATCCTCTTTGCTATGCTCCACATGGCCtcaagtgaggggaggaagaaagcgcTGGTCACATGCTCATCGCATCTGATTGTGGTCGGGATGTTTTATGGAGCTGCCATATTCATGTACATTTTACCCAGTTCATTCCACAGTCCCAAACAGGACAACACCATCTCTGTCTTCTACACGATTGTCACCCCAGCCCTGAACCCTCTTATCTACAGTCTGAGGAATAAGGAGGTCATGGGGGCCATGAGGAGGGTTCTGGGAAAATACATGTTGATGACCCACTCCACCCCCTAG